The Opitutaceae bacterium genome window below encodes:
- a CDS encoding aldolase, translating to MTSYRLNRLFNPKSRRCFDVAIDHGFFNDFSFLAGIENIDHAVATVVGAAPDAVQLSVGQARHLQKIAGRFKPSLVLRIDVANVYGKQLPRRLYSRTIDTPVEQALRLDAACMCVNLFQIPNEPEVGEQCIENIVRLKPQCERYGMPMMIEPLVFQSNEKAGGYMVDGDEKKIIPLVRQAAELGADVIKADPTDNVSLYHKVIEAASGIPVLVRGGGKVGDREILQRTHDLLAQGASGIVYGRNIIQHAKPAAITRALMGLVHDGLTVDAAFDIVSKA from the coding sequence ATGACCTCCTACAGACTCAACCGTCTCTTCAATCCCAAGTCGCGCCGCTGCTTCGACGTCGCCATCGACCACGGCTTCTTCAACGACTTCAGTTTCCTCGCCGGCATCGAGAATATCGACCACGCCGTGGCGACCGTCGTCGGCGCAGCCCCCGACGCCGTGCAGCTCAGCGTCGGCCAGGCGCGCCATCTCCAGAAGATCGCGGGGCGCTTCAAGCCGTCGCTCGTCCTCCGCATCGATGTGGCCAATGTCTACGGCAAACAGCTCCCGCGCCGGCTCTACAGCCGCACCATCGACACGCCCGTCGAGCAGGCGCTGCGTCTGGACGCCGCGTGCATGTGCGTGAATCTCTTTCAGATTCCCAACGAGCCCGAGGTCGGCGAGCAGTGCATCGAGAACATCGTGCGCCTCAAGCCGCAGTGCGAGCGCTACGGCATGCCGATGATGATCGAGCCGCTCGTTTTCCAGTCCAATGAAAAGGCCGGCGGCTACATGGTCGACGGCGACGAAAAGAAGATCATCCCTCTCGTGCGCCAGGCGGCGGAACTCGGCGCGGACGTCATCAAGGCCGACCCCACCGACAACGTGTCGCTCTACCACAAGGTCATCGAGGCCGCCTCGGGCATCCCGGTCCTCGTCCGCGGTGGCGGCAAGGTGGGCGACCGCGAAATCCTCCAGCGCACCCACGACCTGCTCGCGCAGGGCGCCTCTGGCATCGTGTATGGTCGAAACATCATCCAGCACGCAAAACCCGCCGCCATCACACGCGCGCTGATGGGACTCGTCCACGACGGCCTCACGGTCGACGCCGCGTTCGACATCGTTTCCAAGGCCTGA
- a CDS encoding amidohydrolase family protein, with product MSDLAIRNARLVAPGRGISTGDAWIRSGRIAALGRIDAAVPPDARVIEARGRLLTPGLIDIHTHGIKDNLYEDGVAGVRRGARCLGEFGVTTVLPTLIPKLTDTWLGDVRRTCEALPGITDANIPGLHIEGPFMAVGGAACPTLPGDLALLERILDATGGRLAAMSLSPDAPNILPVIRRLREKGIPVFLTHTRANAEQTEAALEAGASHATHFYDVFYPPAETDPGVRPVGAVESILADARASVDFIADGVHVHPTAIRAALAAKGWQGVILITDSNIGAGLPPGLYDTPWGYRIRVAPETAARHAEKGFLAGSALTMNRGIANLLRWLKLPPEQVWAMGTLNPARLLGLEKKGRLEVGADADLVLWNDSLTPAQTWVNGISVYEEKIHSV from the coding sequence ATGAGCGATCTGGCAATCCGCAACGCCCGGCTCGTTGCACCCGGCAGAGGCATCTCTACGGGCGATGCATGGATTCGCTCGGGACGGATTGCCGCGCTCGGCAGGATCGACGCCGCCGTGCCTCCTGACGCAAGAGTGATCGAGGCCCGCGGCCGGCTGCTGACGCCAGGGCTCATCGACATCCACACGCACGGCATCAAGGACAACCTCTACGAGGACGGCGTCGCCGGCGTGCGCCGGGGCGCGCGATGCCTGGGCGAGTTCGGTGTCACCACGGTTCTGCCGACGCTGATTCCGAAACTCACCGACACCTGGCTTGGGGATGTTCGGCGGACCTGCGAGGCTTTGCCCGGCATCACGGACGCGAACATTCCCGGTCTGCACATTGAGGGTCCCTTCATGGCCGTGGGAGGCGCGGCCTGCCCCACCCTTCCCGGCGATCTCGCGCTACTGGAGCGCATCCTCGACGCCACCGGCGGCCGCCTCGCCGCGATGTCGCTCAGCCCGGACGCACCCAACATCCTTCCGGTGATCCGCCGCCTGCGGGAAAAGGGGATTCCCGTTTTTCTCACACACACGCGCGCGAATGCGGAGCAGACGGAGGCCGCGCTGGAGGCGGGAGCCTCGCACGCGACGCATTTCTACGATGTGTTCTATCCGCCCGCCGAGACGGACCCCGGCGTGCGGCCGGTCGGCGCGGTGGAATCGATTCTCGCCGATGCCCGCGCCTCCGTGGACTTTATTGCCGACGGCGTGCACGTCCACCCCACCGCCATCCGCGCCGCTCTTGCAGCGAAGGGCTGGCAGGGTGTCATCCTGATCACCGACTCCAACATCGGCGCGGGCCTTCCTCCGGGGCTCTACGACACGCCCTGGGGATACCGGATTCGCGTCGCGCCCGAGACCGCCGCGCGCCATGCGGAAAAGGGTTTTCTGGCCGGCAGCGCGCTCACCATGAATCGCGGCATCGCCAATCTCCTCCGCTGGCTCAAACTGCCGCCCGAACAGGTCTGGGCGATGGGCACGCTGAATCCCGCGCGCCTGCTCGGACTCGAGAAAAAAGGCCGACTCGAAGTCGGTGCCGACGCCGATCTCGTGCTCTGGAACGACTCCCTCACGCCGGCGCAGACATGGGTCAATGGAATCTCAGTCTATGAAGAAAAAATCCACAGCGTTTGA